GCGAATGCTCGATCCAGCGGCGGCACCAGAAAGTGGTGGAAGAGGCCCCGTCGCCGTTCGTGACGCCGAAGATGCGCAAGGCGATGGGCGAGCAAGCGGTCGCGCTGGCGCGCGCGGTCGGTTATTATTCGGCGGGGACGGTCGAGCTGATCGTATCGGGCGCGGATACGACCGGCGAGGGCTTCTACTTCCTCGAAATGAATACGCGGCTGCAGGTCGAGCATCCGGTGACCGAAGCGATCACCGGGCTCGATCTGGTCGAGTTGATGATCCGTGTGGCGAATGGCGAGCCGCTGGGCTTTACGCAGGACGACGTGACGCTGACCGGCTGGGCGGTGGAAAACCGCGTCTATGCCGAGGATCCGTATCGCGGGTTCCTGCCGAGCATCGGGCGGCTGGTGCGGTATAATCCGCCGGAGTCGAGCGAGACTCCTTACAAATCCCCCTCCCGCTTGCGGGAGGGGCTAGGGGAGGGGCTGTCAACTGAAGCCGTTCGTTCCAGACATGCCCTCCCCCAGCCCCTCCCGCAGGCGGGAGGGGAGCAAGAAGGCGAAATCTACACCCGCGTTGACGACGGCGTGCGCGAGGGCGGCGAGGTGTCGATGTTCTACGACCCGATGATCGCCAAACTCGTCACCTGGGCGCCGACGCGCATCGAGGCGATCGATGCGCAGATCGACGCGCTCGACCGGTTCGAGATCGTGGGGCCGGGCAACAACATCGATTTCCTCTCCGCGCTGATGCAGCACCCGCGCTTCCGCTCGGGCAACATCACTACGGGCTTCATCGCCGAGGAATATCCCGAGGGTTTCCACGGCGCACCGCCATCGCCCGCGCTGGTCGAGGCGCTCGCTGCGATCGCCGCCTTTGCCGCCACCGCCGAGGCCGACCGCGCACGCCGCACCGACGGGCAACTCGGCAAGCGGCTACGGCCGCCGTCGGAATGGTCGGTCAAGATCGGCGGGAGCGAACACCTCGTCGCGATCTCGACGCGCGGCATCACGGTCGATGATGCCGACCTCGACATTGCGCCCGAATATACGCCGGGCGACCGGGTGGTGGAGGCGGAGCTCGACGACGCGCCGCTGACCGTCCGCATCGCGCGCACCCGTACTGGCTTCAAGCTCACGACACGCGGCGCG
Above is a genomic segment from Sphingomonas sp. HMP6 containing:
- a CDS encoding acetyl-CoA carboxylase biotin carboxylase subunit, coding for MFKKILVANRGEIACRVMRTAKKMGIATVAVYSDADARSPHVLMADEAVRLGPPPAGESYLLADLILAAAKSTGADCIHPGYGFLSERESFAKACAEAGIAFVGPPPNAIAAMGDKIESKKLAKAAGVNVVPGFLGEIDSTDHAVEIASGIGYPVMMKASAGGGGKGMRLAYSEQDVREGFEATKREGLASFGDDRVFIEKFIESPRHIEIQVMGDQLGNIVYLGERECSIQRRHQKVVEEAPSPFVTPKMRKAMGEQAVALARAVGYYSAGTVELIVSGADTTGEGFYFLEMNTRLQVEHPVTEAITGLDLVELMIRVANGEPLGFTQDDVTLTGWAVENRVYAEDPYRGFLPSIGRLVRYNPPESSETPYKSPSRLREGLGEGLSTEAVRSRHALPQPLPQAGGEQEGEIYTRVDDGVREGGEVSMFYDPMIAKLVTWAPTRIEAIDAQIDALDRFEIVGPGNNIDFLSALMQHPRFRSGNITTGFIAEEYPEGFHGAPPSPALVEALAAIAAFAATAEADRARRTDGQLGKRLRPPSEWSVKIGGSEHLVAISTRGITVDDADLDIAPEYTPGDRVVEAELDDAPLTVRIARTRTGFKLTTRGATHVARVLPAHVAPYAQHLIEKVPPDLSRFLLCPMPGLLMRLDVGAGDKVEAGQPLAVVEAMKMENILRAEKAGTVKSVNAAPGDSLAVDAVILEME